One window from the genome of uncultured Tateyamaria sp. encodes:
- the uraH gene encoding hydroxyisourate hydrolase has protein sequence MAAGYLTTHVLDTARGVPAAGIRIALYRVSGNSHSKIAEAETNVDGRTDAPILPEGKMKQGQYELIFFCGEYLDRHKLTTDEVKFLDQVPIRFGITDEEAHYHVPLLLSPYGYSTYRGS, from the coding sequence ATGGCAGCCGGATACCTCACGACCCACGTTCTCGACACCGCGCGCGGGGTGCCGGCGGCCGGGATCAGAATTGCGCTCTACCGCGTCTCAGGCAACAGCCACTCAAAGATCGCCGAGGCCGAAACGAACGTCGATGGCCGCACCGACGCGCCGATTTTGCCGGAAGGCAAGATGAAGCAGGGGCAGTACGAGTTGATCTTTTTCTGTGGGGAATATCTGGACCGGCACAAGCTGACGACGGACGAGGTCAAGTTCCTCGACCAGGTTCCGATCCGTTTCGGCATCACCGACGAAGAGGCGCATTACCACGTGCCTTTGCTGCTCTCGCCCTATGGGTATTCGACATATCGGGGGAGTTGA
- the puuE gene encoding allantoinase PuuE codes for MAELPPRYPRDFYGHGPDRPDAAWPGGARVAVSFVLNYEEGGENCLLHGDAASEAFLSEIVGAAPWPGQRHWNMESIYDYGARAGFWRLHRLFTDAGIPVTVYGVATALARSPAQVEAMQSAKWEIASHGLKWIDYKDHSEADEAADMDAAIALHTEVTGEAPRGWYTGRCSVNTVRLAAARGFDWISDTYDDDLPYWARLGDRDQLILPYTLDCNDMRFATPQGFNAGDQFFAYLRDTFDALYAEGAAGRPAMMSVGLHCRLIGRPGRVQALRRFIDYVQGFEGVWCARRQDIAAHWAETHPPVPARGWHMLDRAAFVETFGGIFEHSPWIAEGAHALELGPAHDTAQGLHNALCRVFRAASDEQRLDVLRAHPDLAGKLAAARRLTAESTEEQASAGLDALTDEERHQFDVMNSTYVAKHGFPFIIAVKDHDKAGILRAFERRIGNDSQTEMAEACRQVERIARLRLEALQ; via the coding sequence ATGGCCGAGTTGCCACCACGGTATCCGCGCGATTTTTACGGGCACGGCCCGGACCGGCCCGATGCGGCGTGGCCGGGCGGCGCGCGCGTGGCCGTGTCCTTTGTTCTGAACTACGAGGAAGGGGGCGAGAATTGCCTCTTGCATGGCGATGCGGCGTCAGAGGCGTTCCTGTCCGAGATCGTGGGCGCAGCACCGTGGCCCGGGCAGCGGCACTGGAACATGGAAAGCATCTATGACTACGGCGCGCGCGCCGGGTTCTGGCGGCTGCACCGGCTCTTCACCGATGCCGGCATTCCCGTGACGGTCTATGGCGTGGCGACGGCCCTCGCCCGGTCGCCCGCGCAGGTCGAGGCGATGCAGAGCGCCAAGTGGGAGATCGCGTCGCACGGGCTGAAATGGATCGACTACAAGGATCACTCAGAGGCGGATGAAGCGGCAGATATGGATGCGGCCATTGCCTTGCACACAGAAGTGACCGGAGAGGCACCGCGCGGCTGGTATACGGGGCGCTGTTCTGTGAACACCGTGCGTTTGGCGGCGGCGCGCGGTTTTGACTGGATCAGTGACACCTACGACGATGACCTGCCCTATTGGGCGCGCCTTGGTGACCGCGATCAGCTGATCTTGCCCTATACGCTGGATTGCAACGACATGCGCTTTGCCACGCCGCAGGGGTTCAACGCGGGCGATCAGTTCTTTGCCTATCTGCGCGACACCTTCGATGCGCTGTATGCCGAAGGCGCGGCGGGGCGGCCCGCGATGATGTCCGTGGGCCTGCACTGTCGGCTGATCGGGCGGCCCGGCCGGGTGCAGGCGCTGCGCCGGTTCATCGACTACGTACAGGGGTTCGAGGGCGTGTGGTGCGCGCGTCGGCAGGACATTGCGGCGCATTGGGCTGAAACGCATCCGCCGGTTCCGGCGCGCGGGTGGCACATGTTGGATCGCGCGGCTTTTGTCGAAACCTTTGGCGGTATCTTTGAACACTCGCCGTGGATTGCAGAAGGCGCGCACGCACTGGAACTGGGCCCGGCCCACGACACGGCCCAGGGTTTGCACAACGCCCTGTGTCGGGTGTTCCGCGCGGCGTCTGACGAACAGCGGTTGGATGTTTTGCGCGCCCACCCGGACCTCGCGGGCAAGCTCGCCGCAGCCAGGCGATTGACGGCTGAAAGCACGGAAGAACAGGCAAGCGCCGGTCTCGATGCCTTGACAGACGAAGAGCGCCACCAGTTCGATGTGATGAACAGCACCTACGTGGCCAAGCACGGCTTTCCCTTCATCATCGCCGTCAAGGATCACGACAAGGCGGGCATTCTCCGCGCATTCGAGCGGCGCATCGGCAATGACAGCCAGACCGAGATGGCAGAGGCCTGTCGTCAGGTCGAGCGTATTGCAAGGCTGCGGCTGGAGGCACTGCAATGA
- a CDS encoding bifunctional allantoicase/(S)-ureidoglycine aminohydrolase, with product MTYAFPPGGLPSQNEHPESTAVFTESYAVIPASVQRDIVTSFLPGWDGTRAWILARPMSGFAETFAQYAVELAPEGGSNDPEPDIDAQAILFVAHGTAHLTLGADLHELQAGSFAYIPPGARWTLWNRSDQSCGVHWIRKKYVPGLGLSLPDAVVTHDADVAPAAMPDCGNLWATQRFLDPLDLRYDCHVNIVNFQPGGRIPFAETHVMEHGLYVLEGTAEYLLNKDWVTVGPGDFMWLRAFCPQACIATGDGPFRYLLYKDVNRHVAL from the coding sequence ATGACCTATGCCTTCCCCCCCGGCGGGCTGCCAAGCCAGAATGAACACCCCGAAAGCACAGCGGTGTTCACCGAAAGCTATGCCGTCATCCCCGCATCCGTGCAGCGCGACATCGTGACATCCTTCCTGCCCGGATGGGACGGCACACGCGCATGGATCCTGGCCCGCCCAATGAGCGGCTTTGCCGAAACCTTCGCCCAATACGCGGTCGAACTTGCGCCCGAAGGGGGCAGCAACGACCCGGAACCGGATATTGATGCGCAGGCGATCCTGTTTGTTGCACACGGCACGGCCCACCTGACGCTTGGGGCCGATCTGCATGAATTACAGGCTGGCAGCTTTGCCTACATTCCACCCGGCGCCCGCTGGACCCTTTGGAACCGGTCCGATCAATCCTGTGGCGTGCACTGGATCCGCAAGAAATACGTGCCCGGTCTGGGGCTAAGCCTGCCGGACGCGGTGGTGACCCACGATGCAGATGTCGCGCCAGCAGCGATGCCGGACTGCGGCAACCTGTGGGCGACACAACGGTTTCTGGACCCGCTGGACCTGCGCTATGATTGCCATGTGAACATCGTGAATTTCCAACCGGGCGGGCGCATCCCCTTTGCCGAAACGCATGTGATGGAACATGGGCTTTACGTGCTGGAGGGGACCGCCGAATACCTGCTGAACAAGGATTGGGTGACGGTGGGGCCGGGTGATTTCATGTGGCTGAGGGCCTTCTGCCCACAGGCCTGCATCGCAACGGGCGACGGGCCTTTCCGCTACCTGCTCTACAAGGATGTGAACCGGCATGTCGCGCTTTGA
- a CDS encoding ureidoglycolate lyase, whose product MSRFDITAQPLTAHAFAPFGDVLDCAGDPDKIINAGLCGRYHDRARLDFSDGRAGISLFKAQPRSLPYTLDLLERHPDGSQCFVPMSEHPFLITVAPDQNGKPGHPQAFLTAPGQAVNIHRNTWHGVLTPLHAPGLFAVIDRIGDGANLEEAHLDTSFAVSLG is encoded by the coding sequence ATGTCGCGCTTTGACATCACCGCGCAACCTTTGACGGCCCACGCTTTTGCGCCCTTTGGCGATGTGCTCGATTGCGCGGGCGATCCCGACAAGATCATCAATGCCGGCCTGTGCGGGCGATACCATGACCGGGCCCGGCTGGATTTCAGCGATGGACGGGCCGGGATAAGCCTGTTCAAGGCACAGCCACGCAGCCTGCCCTACACGCTGGATCTGCTGGAACGACACCCGGACGGATCACAGTGCTTTGTCCCCATGTCGGAACATCCGTTCCTGATCACGGTGGCCCCGGATCAGAACGGCAAACCGGGGCACCCGCAGGCATTCCTCACCGCCCCGGGCCAAGCGGTCAATATCCACCGCAATACGTGGCATGGCGTGCTGACGCCGCTGCACGCGCCGGGTCTGTTCGCCGTGATCGACCGCATCGGCGATGGCGCAAACCTCGAAGAGGCCCACCTCGATACATCTTTTGCCGTTTCTCTTGGCTAG
- a CDS encoding ABC transporter permease — translation MTLRQVGVPLAALVIFGVFWEWLVWVNGWPNYKMASPSDIWPAFWKFRGLFFEYGWDTLWRTVVGLLLSVVFGVFLGMVMGLSKTMRDALYPLLVGFNAIPKATVVPIIALMFVGQHDMNTILIAFLISFFPIAVSVSIGLSTLEPEYRDILASLGASKFTIFWKIALPKTLPEFFGALKVAVTLAFIGTNLMEIVEPHGRGLGHLFDSGKISADYPLMFAVLIALALMGIVLYYVVVALEKAFAGWAERNPG, via the coding sequence ATGACGCTTCGCCAAGTCGGCGTACCGCTCGCCGCCCTCGTTATCTTTGGCGTGTTCTGGGAATGGCTTGTCTGGGTCAATGGCTGGCCGAATTACAAGATGGCGTCCCCCAGCGATATCTGGCCCGCCTTCTGGAAGTTCCGCGGCCTGTTTTTTGAATATGGATGGGACACGTTGTGGCGCACGGTCGTGGGGCTTTTGCTGTCCGTCGTGTTCGGCGTCTTCCTTGGCATGGTCATGGGCCTGTCGAAGACAATGCGCGACGCGCTGTATCCGCTGCTGGTGGGGTTCAACGCCATTCCCAAGGCCACCGTGGTGCCGATCATCGCATTGATGTTCGTGGGACAGCACGACATGAACACGATCCTGATCGCCTTTCTGATCAGTTTCTTCCCGATTGCCGTGTCCGTCAGTATTGGCCTGTCGACGCTTGAGCCGGAGTACCGCGACATCCTCGCCTCGCTTGGTGCGTCGAAGTTCACGATTTTCTGGAAGATCGCGCTGCCCAAGACGTTGCCCGAATTCTTTGGCGCCCTGAAAGTGGCCGTGACCTTGGCCTTCATCGGCACCAACCTGATGGAGATTGTCGAGCCGCATGGGCGCGGTCTGGGGCATCTTTTTGACAGCGGCAAGATCAGCGCGGATTACCCGCTGATGTTCGCGGTGCTGATCGCCTTGGCGTTGATGGGGATTGTTTTGTATTATGTCGTCGTGGCGCTGGAGAAGGCGTTCGCGGGCTGGGCCGAACGCAATCCCGGTTAA
- a CDS encoding ABC transporter ATP-binding protein, with product MSNLIDIKGVRHAYKTPSGPLPVLDGLELSVPEGGFAAVVGPSGCGKSTLTRLVAGLMKPDAGEVWLHGDLVKGPKSTVGMAFQNPVLLEWRTILQNVMLPLEIVSTGMSKREQEERARHLLDLVGLSGFEDKRPSELSGGMRQRASLCRSIVHKPEVLILDEPFGALDAFTREDLWQTMHKVKAEEPFTGVLITHDLRESIFLADQVIVLSGRPARTQYVMDVHLEGPRDIEMLYTPESAEALNVLRQQIRIAQGRDAA from the coding sequence ATGAGCAATCTCATCGACATCAAGGGCGTGCGCCACGCCTACAAGACCCCCTCGGGCCCGCTGCCTGTTCTGGACGGGCTGGAGCTGTCCGTGCCCGAAGGCGGGTTCGCCGCTGTTGTCGGCCCTTCGGGGTGCGGCAAGTCCACGCTCACACGCCTTGTGGCGGGCCTGATGAAACCGGACGCGGGCGAAGTCTGGCTGCATGGCGATCTGGTCAAGGGCCCCAAGTCCACCGTCGGCATGGCGTTTCAGAACCCGGTGCTGCTTGAATGGCGGACGATCCTGCAAAACGTCATGCTGCCGCTCGAAATCGTGTCGACGGGCATGAGCAAGCGTGAACAGGAAGAGCGCGCACGGCACCTGCTCGACCTCGTGGGCCTCAGCGGCTTCGAGGACAAACGCCCTTCGGAACTGTCCGGCGGCATGCGCCAACGCGCCTCGCTCTGCCGCTCCATTGTGCACAAGCCCGAGGTGCTGATCCTCGACGAACCCTTCGGCGCGCTTGATGCCTTCACGCGGGAAGACCTCTGGCAGACCATGCACAAGGTCAAGGCCGAGGAACCCTTTACCGGCGTGCTGATCACCCACGACCTGCGCGAGTCGATCTTCCTGGCCGACCAGGTCATCGTGCTGTCGGGCCGGCCGGCGCGCACGCAATACGTGATGGATGTGCACCTTGAAGGGCCCCGCGACATCGAAATGCTCTACACCCCCGAAAGCGCGGAGGCGCTGAACGTGCTGCGCCAGCAGATCCGCATCGCCCAGGGAAGGGACGCCGCATGA
- a CDS encoding ABC transporter substrate-binding protein: MLKRTLAAFAATATLASAAMAETDVPFALDWKFEGPAAPYFTAIDNGHFGAADLNVEISAGQGSLDAIPKVASGAFPMGFADINSLVKFLDQNPGAPVTAVMMVYDKPPFAIVGRKSLGVSEPKDLEGRVLGAPPPDGAWAQFPAFATANNLDVDKITVEPVGFPTREPMLAEGNVAAVTGFSFSSFLNLVRLGVPEDDISTILMADHGLELYGNAIIVNTDFAEANPEIVTGFLTAIAAGWKDAIANPEAAIASLIERNPAADAALEQRRLQLAIDANVLTENVAANGMGGVDAARMETALGQLAETYEFQNAPDASLYFTDAYLPAADARKLK, encoded by the coding sequence ATGCTCAAACGCACCCTCGCCGCCTTTGCGGCCACTGCCACGCTTGCCTCGGCAGCCATGGCGGAAACCGATGTGCCCTTTGCACTCGACTGGAAATTCGAAGGACCCGCGGCCCCCTATTTCACCGCCATCGACAACGGCCATTTTGGTGCCGCCGACCTCAACGTGGAAATCTCTGCGGGCCAGGGCTCGCTCGACGCGATCCCGAAGGTGGCCTCGGGCGCGTTCCCCATGGGATTTGCCGACATCAACAGCCTTGTGAAATTCCTTGACCAGAACCCCGGTGCACCCGTGACGGCGGTGATGATGGTCTATGACAAGCCACCCTTTGCCATTGTGGGCCGCAAGTCGCTTGGCGTGTCCGAGCCCAAGGACCTTGAGGGCCGCGTTCTGGGCGCCCCGCCCCCGGATGGCGCATGGGCGCAATTCCCGGCCTTCGCGACCGCAAACAACCTTGACGTGGACAAGATCACGGTGGAACCCGTGGGCTTCCCAACGCGCGAGCCGATGCTGGCCGAAGGCAACGTGGCCGCTGTCACCGGCTTTTCGTTCTCGTCCTTTCTGAACCTCGTGCGTCTGGGCGTGCCGGAGGACGACATCTCGACCATCCTGATGGCCGATCACGGGCTTGAGCTCTATGGCAACGCGATCATCGTCAACACCGATTTCGCCGAAGCAAACCCGGAGATCGTCACGGGTTTCCTGACCGCCATCGCGGCAGGGTGGAAAGACGCCATTGCGAACCCCGAGGCCGCCATCGCCAGCCTGATCGAGCGGAACCCGGCGGCTGACGCCGCGCTGGAACAGCGCCGCCTGCAACTGGCCATCGATGCCAACGTGCTGACCGAAAATGTCGCCGCCAACGGCATGGGCGGCGTGGATGCCGCGCGCATGGAAACCGCCCTCGGGCAACTGGCGGAAACCTACGAGTTCCAGAACGCGCCGGACGCGAGCCTGTACTTCACCGACGCGTACCTGCCCGCCGCAGACGCGCGGAAGTTGAAGTAA
- a CDS encoding aminotransferase class III-fold pyridoxal phosphate-dependent enzyme, with product MKDDNFLRANNARHMWHPMGHPGEAMAHAPTIITGAEGSVIEDIDGHKTVDAVGGLWCVNLGYSNNAVKDAIAKQLYDLPYYSAFFGTSNPTAIEASYAVRAFFEADGMARVFFTSGGSDSVETCLRLARQYHRIKGAPGRTKFLSLKKGYHGTHFGGASVNGNNRFRIAYEPLMPGCFHLPSPYPYRNPFHETDPAVLAQNIAAAMEDEIQFQGPGSIAAFIMEPIQGAGGVIVPHETFMPLMREICDRHGILMIADEVITGFGRTGDWSGSRHWGVQPDMMSCAKGITSGYFPVGAALMSEAVADVFEKADADGAIFHGYTYSAHPVGAAAVTACLDETLRLDTRANAGPRGAQLYDGCVALMEKHSVVGDVRGGHGLMTGVELVADRATKTPLDAETLKRIHKATYEAGAMVRIGGNNIMMSPPLVVTEDEIAQVVRALDAGLAAI from the coding sequence ATGAAAGACGACAATTTCCTGCGCGCCAACAACGCCCGCCACATGTGGCATCCGATGGGCCACCCCGGCGAGGCGATGGCCCATGCCCCGACCATCATCACCGGGGCCGAAGGGTCCGTGATCGAGGACATCGACGGGCACAAGACCGTGGATGCCGTCGGTGGCCTGTGGTGCGTGAACCTTGGCTATTCGAACAACGCGGTAAAGGACGCGATCGCCAAGCAGCTTTATGATCTGCCCTACTACTCGGCCTTTTTCGGCACGTCCAACCCGACGGCGATCGAGGCGTCCTATGCCGTGCGCGCGTTCTTTGAGGCCGATGGCATGGCGCGGGTGTTCTTTACGTCCGGCGGCTCGGATTCGGTCGAAACATGTCTGCGACTGGCCCGGCAATATCACCGCATCAAGGGCGCGCCGGGGCGCACCAAGTTCCTGTCGCTGAAAAAGGGCTATCACGGGACCCATTTTGGCGGCGCATCCGTGAACGGCAACAACCGCTTCCGCATCGCCTATGAGCCGCTGATGCCCGGCTGTTTTCACCTGCCGTCGCCCTACCCCTATCGCAATCCGTTCCATGAAACAGACCCGGCGGTGCTGGCCCAGAACATCGCCGCCGCCATGGAAGATGAGATCCAGTTTCAGGGACCCGGCAGCATTGCCGCCTTCATCATGGAACCCATTCAGGGGGCAGGCGGGGTGATTGTCCCGCACGAGACCTTCATGCCGCTGATGCGCGAGATCTGTGACCGGCATGGGATCCTGATGATCGCGGATGAGGTGATCACGGGGTTTGGCCGGACCGGCGACTGGTCGGGGTCTCGGCACTGGGGCGTGCAACCCGACATGATGAGCTGTGCCAAGGGCATCACCTCGGGCTATTTTCCTGTGGGTGCGGCGCTGATGAGCGAGGCGGTGGCCGACGTGTTCGAGAAGGCGGACGCCGATGGCGCGATTTTCCATGGCTACACCTATTCCGCCCATCCCGTGGGCGCGGCGGCGGTGACGGCCTGTCTGGACGAAACCTTGCGGCTGGACACCAGGGCCAATGCGGGGCCGCGCGGCGCGCAGCTTTATGACGGGTGCGTGGCGCTGATGGAGAAACACAGCGTTGTGGGCGATGTGCGGGGTGGGCATGGGTTGATGACCGGGGTGGAACTGGTCGCGGACCGGGCGACCAAGACGCCGCTGGATGCCGAGACGCTCAAGCGCATTCACAAGGCGACGTACGAAGCGGGCGCGATGGTGCGGATCGGGGGCAACAACATCATGATGTCGCCGCCGCTGGTCGTGACCGAGGACGAGATCGCGCAGGTTGTGCGCGCCTTGGATGCCGGGTTGGCAGCAATTTGA
- a CDS encoding DNA helicase: MRLSSPIYTLKRQAKLLARDNEIKLHEALNQLATKEGFRDWSHLASSYSKATPAKEIMSQLKSGDMVLIGARPGHGKTLLGLELVALAKKSNRTGYVFSLDYNDTDVWDRFEKLGFDPKQQDGPIVVDTSDDICADHIIERLGDTSGDAFVVVDYLQLLDQRRSIPPLEEQVRALKESAVEFGAIVVMISQIDRSFELSTSDMPSIEDIRLPNPVDLALFDRTCFLHDGQIQIELAA; encoded by the coding sequence ATGAGACTATCTTCGCCAATTTACACACTTAAGCGTCAAGCAAAACTGCTGGCACGCGACAATGAAATCAAGCTCCACGAGGCACTCAACCAGCTTGCAACCAAAGAGGGCTTCAGGGATTGGAGCCACTTGGCGTCCAGCTATTCCAAAGCAACTCCAGCCAAAGAAATCATGAGCCAGCTCAAATCAGGCGATATGGTGCTGATCGGTGCGCGCCCTGGTCATGGCAAAACCCTTCTTGGGCTGGAGTTGGTTGCATTGGCCAAAAAAAGCAATCGGACAGGTTATGTTTTCTCTTTGGACTACAATGATACGGATGTGTGGGATCGGTTTGAAAAACTAGGTTTCGACCCAAAGCAACAAGACGGTCCAATCGTCGTTGATACCTCGGATGATATCTGCGCTGATCATATCATTGAACGCCTCGGCGATACGTCGGGTGATGCATTCGTTGTCGTCGATTACTTGCAGCTTTTGGATCAACGGCGCAGCATTCCACCGCTCGAAGAACAGGTGCGTGCGCTTAAGGAATCTGCCGTCGAATTTGGAGCGATTGTTGTAATGATCTCACAGATCGATCGCTCTTTTGAGCTGTCAACTAGTGACATGCCGAGCATTGAGGACATTCGATTGCCAAATCCAGTCGACTTGGCGCTTTTTGATAGAACGTGCTTCTTACATGACGGCCAAATACAGATAGAGTTGGCAGCATAA
- a CDS encoding metal ABC transporter permease, with protein sequence MMTAEFVSLSLPPIVIGVLVAVACALPGNFLLLRGQALIGDAISHVVLPGIVVAFLLTGLVATGPMLLGAAGAAVLAVVAIEAVRRLGRIEAGAAMGVIFTAMFAGGVLLLEQSDTSSVHLDVEHALYGNLESLIWLDATGWASLLDPVSLSGLPVELPRMALALVVIVLFLGLFWRPLALSTFDEGFARGVGIRTGPLGLALVIMSAIAAVAAFDAVGSIIVIAMFICPPAAARMMTNRLGHQVAWSVVFAALAAVSGYVLAGYGPLWIGASASVSAAGMIATVSGVILGVAALAGPHRTRNG encoded by the coding sequence GTGATGACCGCCGAATTCGTCTCCCTGTCATTGCCGCCCATCGTCATTGGCGTGCTGGTTGCCGTCGCATGCGCGCTGCCGGGGAATTTCTTGCTGCTGCGGGGGCAAGCGTTGATTGGGGATGCAATCAGCCATGTGGTGTTGCCGGGGATCGTTGTCGCCTTCCTGCTGACGGGGCTGGTGGCGACGGGCCCGATGCTGCTGGGGGCCGCGGGGGCTGCGGTGCTTGCAGTGGTCGCGATTGAGGCCGTGCGACGCCTGGGCAGGATCGAGGCCGGGGCCGCGATGGGGGTGATCTTCACCGCGATGTTTGCAGGCGGTGTGCTGCTCTTGGAGCAGTCGGACACCTCGTCGGTTCATCTGGATGTGGAACATGCGCTTTACGGAAATCTGGAGAGCCTGATCTGGTTGGACGCGACAGGCTGGGCGTCGTTGCTGGACCCCGTCTCGCTGTCGGGACTGCCGGTCGAACTGCCGAGGATGGCGCTTGCGCTGGTGGTCATCGTATTGTTTTTAGGGCTTTTCTGGCGCCCACTGGCCCTGTCCACCTTTGACGAGGGGTTTGCCCGTGGCGTGGGTATTCGCACCGGGCCCTTGGGTCTTGCATTGGTGATCATGTCCGCGATCGCAGCGGTTGCGGCCTTTGACGCGGTGGGGTCCATCATTGTGATTGCGATGTTCATCTGCCCCCCGGCTGCGGCGCGGATGATGACGAACCGGCTGGGCCATCAGGTGGCGTGGTCGGTTGTGTTCGCGGCGCTGGCGGCGGTGTCGGGATATGTGCTGGCGGGCTATGGACCATTGTGGATCGGGGCGTCGGCCTCTGTCAGCGCGGCGGGGATGATCGCGACCGTTTCGGGCGTCATCCTGGGTGTTGCGGCACTGGCGGGACCGCACCGTACGCGCAACGGTTAA
- a CDS encoding metal ABC transporter permease, with protein sequence MLADALLLQLGYNATLVTLGAALLGIAAGVAGTFLFLRKRALVSDAISHATLPGIGLAFVVMVALGGEGRSLVGLLLGAGGSAALGLLCVQWLSQRTRLGEDAAIGAVLSVFFGFGIVVLTVIQAMNAGRQAGLEGFLLGSTAGMLRSDAILLAVSAALVLVLVLILRRPLGLAAFDPGYAEATGWSLPRIDLAMMGIVLVVTVVGLKVVGLILIVALLIVPAVTARFWTERADHVVVIAGGVGGVSGYVGAAVSAVAPALPTGPIVVLVGFAIFLVSLLFSPRRGVLASVLVHLRYQRRVHVRQGLLALANGQPIYEALTRRLLARSGLILPDGVPTAEGQAAASKALLDETRWAIVRGDQAYALAAMRYDGLTPIEDVLTPDQLSEIDGKIAAPQVVA encoded by the coding sequence GTGCTGGCCGATGCGCTGCTGTTGCAGCTGGGGTATAACGCAACCCTTGTGACCCTTGGCGCGGCCCTGCTGGGCATTGCTGCCGGCGTGGCCGGGACCTTCCTGTTCTTGCGCAAGCGGGCGTTGGTGAGTGACGCGATTTCCCATGCCACCTTGCCAGGTATCGGCCTTGCCTTTGTCGTCATGGTCGCACTGGGCGGTGAGGGTCGGTCGCTTGTCGGGTTGCTGTTGGGCGCGGGCGGGTCGGCGGCCCTTGGCCTGCTTTGTGTCCAGTGGCTGAGCCAACGAACGCGCCTGGGCGAAGACGCAGCGATTGGTGCAGTTCTGTCTGTATTCTTTGGCTTTGGGATTGTTGTGCTGACAGTGATTCAGGCGATGAATGCGGGCCGCCAGGCGGGGTTGGAAGGTTTCTTGCTGGGCTCGACCGCCGGGATGCTGCGTAGCGACGCAATTCTGCTGGCCGTCTCTGCGGCGTTGGTGCTGGTGCTGGTGCTGATCCTGCGGCGCCCCCTGGGCCTGGCAGCGTTTGATCCAGGCTATGCCGAGGCGACGGGGTGGTCGCTGCCGCGGATCGATCTGGCGATGATGGGGATCGTTCTGGTGGTCACCGTGGTGGGCCTAAAGGTCGTGGGGCTCATCCTGATCGTCGCGTTGCTGATCGTGCCTGCGGTGACGGCGCGGTTCTGGACGGAACGGGCCGACCATGTGGTGGTTATCGCGGGCGGTGTCGGCGGTGTTTCCGGATATGTCGGTGCGGCGGTATCCGCTGTGGCACCTGCCCTTCCGACAGGACCGATTGTTGTGCTGGTGGGCTTTGCCATCTTTCTGGTTTCGCTGCTCTTTTCCCCGCGCCGAGGGGTGCTGGCATCGGTGCTGGTGCATCTTCGGTACCAGCGCCGCGTGCACGTTCGGCAGGGCCTGTTGGCGCTTGCCAACGGTCAGCCGATCTACGAGGCCCTAACGCGGCGCTTGCTGGCGCGTTCGGGACTGATCCTGCCCGATGGCGTACCCACGGCAGAGGGGCAGGCGGCCGCGTCGAAGGCGCTGTTGGACGAGACGCGCTGGGCGATTGTGCGGGGGGATCAGGCCTATGCTTTGGCCGCCATGCGCTATGACGGCCTGACGCCGATCGAGGACGTTCTGACGCCCGATCAACTGTCGGAAATTGATGGGAAAATTGCAGCTCCGCAGGTGGTTGCGTGA
- a CDS encoding metal ABC transporter ATP-binding protein — protein MTISLVSSRDTDQATRAASPMAVRGMTVSYGQTPAIFSVDLTLRQGTMTAIVGPNGAGKSTLLKAALGVITPLAGSVTVFGQTMARMRDQIAYVPQRASVDWDFPVRVIDVVMMGMYRKLGLLGRVRGRHKALAQDCLTRVGMADFAQRQIGQLSGGQQQRVFLARALAQQADIYVLDEPFAGVDAATEKAIIAVLQGLRSEGKTVLAVHHDLSTVPEYFDDVVLLNTQVVAAGPVADVFTEENLQAAYGGRLATARVDPESVAG, from the coding sequence ATGACCATATCACTCGTTTCATCTCGGGACACGGATCAAGCCACACGGGCGGCCAGCCCAATGGCCGTGCGCGGCATGACAGTGTCCTATGGGCAAACGCCCGCCATCTTCTCTGTTGATTTGACCCTGCGCCAGGGCACCATGACCGCGATTGTCGGACCAAACGGGGCAGGCAAGTCCACGCTGCTCAAGGCCGCGCTTGGCGTCATCACGCCGCTGGCCGGATCAGTCACGGTGTTTGGTCAGACCATGGCGCGGATGCGGGACCAGATTGCATATGTGCCGCAGCGTGCCAGTGTAGACTGGGATTTTCCGGTGCGTGTCATCGACGTGGTCATGATGGGGATGTACCGCAAGCTTGGCCTGTTGGGCCGCGTGCGGGGCCGGCACAAGGCGTTGGCACAGGACTGTCTGACCCGTGTCGGGATGGCGGATTTCGCGCAGCGTCAAATCGGGCAACTCTCGGGTGGGCAGCAGCAGCGTGTGTTTCTTGCCCGTGCGCTGGCACAACAGGCGGATATCTACGTTTTGGACGAACCCTTTGCCGGTGTGGATGCGGCCACCGAAAAGGCGATCATAGCCGTGCTTCAGGGCCTTCGAAGCGAGGGAAAGACGGTTTTGGCTGTGCACCATGATCTTTCTACCGTGCCTGAGTATTTTGATGACGTGGTTCTGTTGAACACGCAGGTTGTTGCCGCTGGACCGGTTGCGGACGTGTTCACCGAGGAGAACCTGCAAGCCGCCTATGGTGGTCGTCTGGCAACCGCGCGTGTCGATCCGGAAAGCGTGGCGGGCTAG